A region of Anguilla anguilla isolate fAngAng1 chromosome 18, fAngAng1.pri, whole genome shotgun sequence DNA encodes the following proteins:
- the slx4ip gene encoding protein SLX4IP, translating into MCPTKFVLKCGNFAVLVDLHVLPPGLGEEASWFTEQHKEEVCQMIRDAVDQRVRHFLETRHQRGQPKQRKGSASASPVCVKGERIRLAAYFMKRHVNLRCVGPRRRGELRVFPERLVVCASVPADAAERGGGGGGGGGEEEADPTSVRDCLRFPASSPSSASTEPEREGRERSHRAPPPPPPPWPPNPARVHASTVFTRAGPGPPAPPAARPQAALRNRAPPGKQSAPGKQSAPGKQSAPGKQSTPGKQSAPGKQSTPGKQSAPGKQSAPWETERPWETERPLGNRAPLGNRAPLGNRAPPGKQSAPWETERLVGDAGATFSSVP; encoded by the exons ATGTGTCCTACCAAGTTTGTGCTAAAG TGTGGGAACTTCGCCGTGCTGGTGGATCTCCACGTTCTGCCCCCGGGGTTGGGAGAAGAGGCCAGCTGGTTCACCGAGCAGCACAAGGAG gaaGTGTGCCAGATGATCAGAGACGCAGTGGATCAGAGGGTTCGCCACTTCCTGGAGACCAGACACCAGAGGGGTCAGCCGAAGCAGAGGAAAGGCTCGGCTTCAGCCAGTCCCGTCTGTGTTAAAG GAGAGCGCATCCGTCTGGCGGCCTACTTCATGAAGCGCCACGTCAACCTGAGGTGCGTCGGGCCACGGCGTCGGGGAG AGTTGCGTGTGTTTCCCGAGCGGCTGGTTGTGTGCGCGAGCGTTCCAGCGGACGCGGcggagcgggggggaggaggaggaggaggaggaggagaagaagaggccGACCCGACCTCGGTGAGGGACTGTTTACGTTTCCCCGCTTCCTCTCCCAGCAGCGCCTCGACCGAACCCGAGCGGGAGGGTCGCGAGCGTTCTCAcagagcgccgccgccgccgccgccgccatggCCGCCAAACCCTGCTCGGGTTCACGCCTCGACCGTGTTCACGCGGGCCGGCCCTGGACCCCCCGCGCCCCCC GCAGCCAGGCCGCAGGCCGCTCTCAGAAACAGAGCGCCCCCTGGGAAACAGAGCGCCCCTGGGAAACAGAGCGCCCCTGGGAAACAGAGCGCCCCTGGGAAACAGAGCACCCCTGGGAAACAGAGCGCCCCTGGGAAACAGAGCACCCCTGGGAAACAGAGCGCCCCTGGGAAACAGAGCGCCCCCTGGGAAACAGAGCGCCCCTGGGAAACAGAGCGCCCCCTGGGAAACAGAGCGCCCCTGGGAAACAGAGCGCCCCTGGGAAACAGAGCGCCCCCTGGGAAACAGAGCGCCCCCTGGGAAACGGAGCGTCTGGTCGGGGACGCGGGGGCGACCTTCTCGTCTGTCCCGTAG
- the mkks gene encoding McKusick-Kaufman/Bardet-Biedl syndromes putative chaperonin, whose amino-acid sequence MSRLAKTQPSVCTSDPLKDEEVRRKLAVLRQILTSCFGPRGRLKQVHNNVGGPVLTTSTSAVLLKALTPSHPVLRLLTASVLNHAARFGDCGLFAGILCSALVERAAALGVEAATAAGAYRRLLGLCAGYLQRDDCGCKVPVDFGSSRCLLALARGAVAAKPACALTPGEARHVGAQVVRAFLHTVPCAAPGPVRLGRAATVAVEGRPAGETAVHPGLLVDAPETLRPADAERLGRGPLRLALFSASLAGDLPEAGEGTFEVDWEVSLEEVVLGQLMRLGEQVVRDGVQVFVCQRVVHPVLQQYLRKHGVIVVERLGIALLEPLIQVSGAQAVASFQTPVPVQSYGQLGGLRVLRCGSRELLHLLPVGDPPCCTLLLCHRTETALSELKVACQTAERVLRQTLMEPWALLGGGCTETHLSAYVGFQSRGDASDAAAELGCSRAHYLLAADAFRRALLAAARALEHDGGERLMDLSRAHCWDVPPGADPRAPWRDAVGRCGCGLTPPRGDLEWSPLGTDHPPFSPAPPAGMDHPPFSPAPPAGTDADPLVLDSFAAKYNALHVAVETANLILDIKYIVQDVN is encoded by the exons ATGTCTCGCCTCGCCAAGACGCAGCCGTCTGTCTGCACGAGCGACCCTCTGAAAGACGAGGAGGTGCGCCGCAAGCTGGCCGTGCTGCGGCAGATCCTGACGTCCTGCTTCGGTCCGCGCGGCCGGCTCAAGCAGGTCCACAACAACGTGGGCGGCCCGGTCCTGACGACGTCCACCTCGGCGGTTCTCCTGAAGGCGCTGACCCCGTCGCACCCCGTCCTCAGGCTCCTGACCGCCTCCGTCCTCAACCACGCCGCCCGCTTCGGCGACTGCGGCCTGTTCGCCGGCATCCTCTGCTCGGCCCTGGTGGAGCGCGCCGCGGCGCTCGGCGTGGAGGCGGCCACGGCGGCCGGCGCGTACCGGCGGCTCCTGGGCCTGTGCGCCGGCTACCTGCAGCGGGACGACTGTGGCTGCAAGGTGCCGGTGGACTTCGGCAGCAGCCGCTGCCTGCTGGCCCTGGCGCGGGGCGCGGTGGCGGCCAAGCCGGCTTGCGCACTGACGCCCGGGGAGGCCCGGCACGTGGGCGCCCAGGTGGTGAGGGCCTTCCTCCACACGGTCCCCTGCGCCGCCCCGGGCCCCGTGCGCCTGGGCAGGGCGGCGACGGTCGCCGTGGAGGGCCGGCCCGCGGGGGAGACGGCGGTGCACCCCGGGCTGCTGGTGGACGCGCCCGAGACGCTGCGCCCAGCCGACGCCGAGCGGCTGGGCCGGGGGCCGCTCAGGCTGGCGCTCTTCAGCGCGTCGCTGGCGGGAGACCTCccggaggcgggggaggggacgTTCGAGGTGGACTGGGAGGTCAGCCTGGAGGAAGTCGTCCTGGGACAGCTGATGAGGCTGGGGGAGCAGgtggtgcgggacggggtgcaggtgtttgtgtgccAGCGGGTGGTGCACCCCGTGCTGCAGCAGTACTTGAGGAAGCACGGAGTCATCGTTGTGGAAAGGCTGGGGATCGCCCTTCTGGAACCACTCATCCAAGTGTCGG GGGCGCAGGCGGTGGCCTCCTTCCAGACCCCCGTCCCGGTCCAGTCCTACGGGCAGCTGGGGGGGCTCCGGGTCCTGCGCTGCGGGTCCAGGGAGCTGCTCCACCTGCTGCCTGTCGGGGACCCCCCCTGCTGCACCCTGCTGCTCTGCCACCGGACCGAGACGGCCCTCAGCGAGCTCAAG gtgGCGTGTCAGACTGCAGAGCGCGTCCTGAGGCAGACTCTGATGGAGCCGTGGGCCCTGCTGGGGGGAGGGTGCACGGAAACGCACCTGAGCGCGTATGTCGGATTCCAG AGCCGCGGCGACGCGTCCGACGCGGCGGCGGAGCTGGGCTGCTCGCGCGCGCACTACCTGCTGGCGGCCGACGCCTTCCGCCGGGCGCTGCTGGCCGCGGCGCGGGCGCTGGAGCACGACGGCGGCGAGCGGCTGATGGACCTGTCCCGCGCGCACTGCTGGGACGTGCCGCCGGGCGCCGACCCCCGGGCCCCGTGGCGGGACGCGGTGGGGCGCTGCGGGTGCGGCCTCACGCCCCCCCGGGGGGACCTGGAGTGGAGCCCCCTCGGCACGGACCACCCGCCCTTCTCGCCGGCGCCCCCCGCAGGCATGGACCACCCGCCCTTCTCGCCGGCGCCCCCCGCGGGCACGGACGCCGACCCGCTGGTGCTGGACTCTTTCGCCGCCAAGTACAATGCCCTGCAcgttgccgtggagacggcTAACCTCATCCTGGACATAAAATATATCGTCCAGGATGTTAATTGA